In a single window of the Cydia pomonella isolate Wapato2018A chromosome 2, ilCydPomo1, whole genome shotgun sequence genome:
- the LOC133534508 gene encoding uncharacterized protein LOC133534508: protein MDFLLSTLQLRLERLAEALKGAAEALNSIETGVAKDRVIAIRINVKNRLSSLTSDLDRYLSGATDIKEDFCNECRDMQIKAEDTLTELEVAVKLYCHEVENGHRTRLPKLELGKYNGDILKWNTFWDKFAANVDSKDIANVEKLSYLLASLEGPALQAVEGLETTNMNYPIAVDILNSRFGKPTKVIDAHNDALQNLAVAKDSPEDCRRTLNMIEKHLRVLEALGEKVDASYLRVIILNKFPSRVVYQVWLSSTDDSFAAIRKALDAVITAMESSAVTNMESSVVPVKSSDITEMSTPASTATLQIGAVKKRKW, encoded by the coding sequence ATGGACTTTCTGCTTTCCACATTACAATTGCGCCTAGAAAGGCTAGCGGAAGCGTTAAAGGGAGCCGCCGAGGCCCTTAACAGCATTGAGACTGGTGTTGCAAAGGACAGGGTAATTGCCATAAGAATTAACGTTAAGAATAGATTGTCATCGCTCACATCAGATTTAGACAGATATTTGTCTGGGGCGACGGACATAAAAGAAGATTTCTGCAATGAATGCCGGGATATGCAAATTAAAGCCGAGGACACCCTGACCGAACTAGAAGTCGCGGTAAAATTATACTGCCATGAAGTAGAAAATGGTCATAGAACGCGTCTGCCTAAATTAGAGCTAGGGAAATATAATGGTGACATCCTAAAATGGAACACTTTTTGGGATAAATTCGCGGCTAATGTTGATAGTAAGGACATTGCCAACGTTGAGAAGCTTTCATACTTACTAGCCTCATTAGAGGGACCAGCCCTACAAGCAGTTGAGGGTCTGGAAACGACTAACATGAATTACCCGATTGCGGTAGACATTCTCAATAGCCGCTTTGGTAAACCTACAAAGGTCATTGATGCTCACAACGATGCTTTGCAAAATCTTGCTGTGGCGAAGGATTCACCCGAAGATTGTAGGCGCACTCTGAATATGATAGAGAAGCATCTGAGGGTATTAGAGGCTTTAGGGGAGAAAGTGGATGCTAGTTACCTTAGAGTTATCATACTTAATAAATTTCCATCAAGAGTGGTATACCAAGTGTGGCTTTCGTCAACCGATGATTCCTTTGCTGCAATCCGGAAGGCTTTGGATGCCGTAATAACAGCTATGGAGAGTTCAGCTGTTACAAACATGGAGAGTTCTGTGGTTCCAGTAAAGTCCAGTGACATAACGGAGATGAGTACACCTGCTTCTACAGCAACACTACAAATTGGAGCTGTAAAGAAAAGGAAATGGTAA
- the LOC133534507 gene encoding BOS complex subunit TMEM147, whose protein sequence is MTLYHFGNCLALVYAPYHMAYKFSGVSEYATFSKCVYAGGLYIFTQLCKMLLLATFFPDYDSNQATGEYDVFLEILKATVDLADLLGLYFAINSVPGKGHAKILTAAIGWASAEVVVTRSVMLWVGARGSEFDWRYVRAAAESNVALLQHAASAALVWLWTRSDLPRKHAPVVVALLALSPYRALLEDAVGSLLSLSAWSLLAFRALNASVIGLTALGMYAVLAQQIGM, encoded by the exons atgacaCTTTATCATTTTGGAAACTGTCTTGCGTTAGTTTATGCGCCATATCATATGGCCTACAAGTTTTCCGGGGT ATCTGAATATGCAACGTTTTCCAAATGTGTATACGCTGGAGGTCTGTACATCTTTACTCAATTGTGCAAGATGCTACTGCTTGCTACATTCTTCCCTGATTACGATTCTAACCAAGCAACTGGTGAATATGATGTGTTCTTG GAAATCCTGAAGGCGACTGTAGACCTGGCTGATCTTCTTGGGCTCTATTTTGCCATTAACTCTGTGCCTGGAAAGGGCCATGCGAAAATCCTCACAGCTGCTATAGGCTGGGCTAGTGCAGAG GTTGTCGTGACTCGTAGTGTGATGCTGTGGGTGGGCGCGCGCGGCTCCGAGTTCGACTGGCGCTACGTGCGCGCCGCGGCCGAGTCCAACGTGGCGCTCCTGCAGCACGCAGCGTCCGCGGCGCTCGTGTGGCTGTGGACCCGCTCCGACCTGCCCCGCAAGCACGCGCCCGTCGTGGTGGCGCTGCTGGCCCTGTCTCCCTACAG agcACTGCTTGAAGATGCCGTAGGGTCCCTCCTGTCTTTGAGCGCGTGGTCTCTGCTAGCCTTTCGAGCACTCAACGCTTCAGTTATTGGACTGACCGCTTTAGGCATGTATGCTGTATTGGCCCAACAGATTGGGATGTGA
- the LOC133530428 gene encoding uncharacterized protein LOC133530428, which translates to MTEYEKILNEQLQANIIEIVDPTIPADHPVHYLPFHMVQQKGKRGRLVYDASAKLKNEKSLNECLYRGPNMLEDLTGLILKFRIGKIAITADVEKAFLQVGLQEEDRDVTRFLWVKDLEKELSEDNIMQYRFRRVPFGVISSPFLLVATIRYHISKTNKSLLPVIADKCYVDNLVTSVQSREEALNLYAQTTNSFKELGMNIRDWMSNDKDFVDKIPKLKRAKQESEMKILGLIWNLENDTLRLKLNNETFESEITDRGITKKGVLRVLARLYDPCGFVSPLMLPGKLLFQEICTRKLKWDEILPEDLLTSWRNIIENLKVVKNVELPRHVASGSKSECTKYELHCFTDASMDAYAAVVYLRVITGKQVSTSFLMSKSRITPAEDKSDLKIPRLELLGYLIGSRLLRYVKSHIDLNICKIYLWTDSQVVIAWIKSSRLLPPFVLRRVNEIKQIKDILGAELRYVNSKENPADVATRPELWHHRQDLWLHGPDFLLQDQNDWPKEQRYEEMCLAGRALDTVDGPEMTMKGYEDQDNDPNFSEMEDNPAATALHDSVQNPSDEEKCEETVTEIKKLQGKFFSEEVSGKVTSLSRNLGLFVDEDGILRCKGRFANANLSYDKRYPILIPKKSPFTTQIILKTHRDNYHVGVPHTLSILREKYWIPHGRAQVQKALKRCLQCEKYSGGPYKLPPPPALPSERVNYSSPFTFTGLDYLGPVLVETNTGREKRWICLMTCLAVRAVHLELVKALTAEECLLAIRRFVAARGPPKVLISDNALQFKLTSEVLIHSYCQEKHIKWKFITQLAPWQGGFYERLVALVKHCLKRTLDKHLLTDGQMHTVVKEIEAVLNTRPLTVVGSDPEGVLRPADFLSLGQCLEINPDFGEGTSQGTNTKVDLVEGWKRGQRILNEYKEMFTNQYLPNLRDRFSHSHKQPRVISKKSPEVGDIVQIKNDSKNRINWKVGKIVSLIRSRDGECRAAKVVVGNTEFTRSIAHLYPLESDMYGPTDYALPPSQDNEMVETSTVPMEMVKTMEPIRASETIVSPKPETEIDESTIPTEPATEKEISVLDSDGSPTHTEQAPAVDTYEAEVREPSVTEERPEEVTRVRRNAAIWARERIAEWTRQLMTLLV; encoded by the coding sequence ATGACAGAGTATGAGAAAATCTTAAACGAACAACTTCAAGCTAACATAATAGAAATTGTGGATCCTACCATTCCTGCTGACCATCCAGTTCACTATCTACCTTTTCATATGGTTCAACAGAAGGGAAAAAGGGGTCGGCTGGTCTACGATGCTTCAGCTAAGCTGAAAAACGAGAAAAGCTTGAATGAGTGCTTATACAGAGGTCCGAATATGCTGGAAGACCTTACAGGTTTAATACTGAAATTTAGAATTGGGAAAATTGCTATCACTGCTGATGTTGAAAAGGCTTTTCTTCAGGTTGGTTTACAAGAAGAGGACAGGGATGTGACCAGGTTTCTCTGGGTCAAAGATTTAGAAAAGGAACTATCTGAAGACAATATCATGCAATATAGGTTCCGCAGAGTGCCCTTTGGAGTAATATCGAGCCCTTTTCTCTTAGTGGCAACAATTCGATATCACATTTCAAAGACTAACAAAAGTCTTCTTCCTGTGATAGCAGATAAATGTTATGTAGACAATTTAGTGACGTCCGTTCAATCAAGAGAAGAGGCTCTCAATTTGTATGCTCAAACTACAAACTCATTTAAAGAATTAGGAATGAACATACGAGACTGGATGTCTAACGACAAAGATTTTGTAGACAAGATTCCCAAGCTAAAGAGAGCAAAACAGGAAAGTGAAATGAAGATCCTCGGTTTGATATGGAATTTGGAAAATGACACTTTACGGCTCAAACTGAATAACGAAACTTTTGAGAGTGAGATCACAGACAGAGGTATTACAAAGAAAGGAGTCCTGAGAGTGCTAGCACGTCTGTATGATCCATGCGGGTTTGTATCACCACTCATGCTACCAGGAAAACTCTTGTTTCAGGAGATCTGCACTAGGAAGTTAAAATGGGACGAGATTCTGCCTGAAGACTTGTTGACATCGTGGAGGAACATAATTGAGAATTTAAAAGTAGTTAAGAACGTAGAATTGCCAAGACATGTTGCAAGTGGATCAAAGTCGGAATGTACGAAGTATGAACTACATTGCTTCACTGACGCATCTATGGATGCATATGCGGCAGTCGTTTATCTGCGCGTCATAACTGGAAAGCAAGTATCAACTTCGTTTCTCATGTCCAAATCCAGAATAACTCCAGCAGAAGACAAGAGTGATCTCAAAATTCCTAGACTTGAATTGCTAGGGTATCTCATAGGAAGTAGACTTCTGAGATATGTTAAAAGCCACATAGACCTAAATATATGCAAGATATATTTGTGGACGGATAGTCAAGTTGTTATTGCTTGGATCAAATCAAGTAGGCTACTTCCACCATTTGTATTGAGAAGAGTCAATGAGATCAAGCAAATTAAGGACATCTTGGGTGCAGAGCTGCGCTATGTCAACTCAAAAGAAAACCCTGCGGACGTAGCTACCAGGCCAGAATTGTGGCATCATAGACAGGATCTATGGCTCCATGGTCCAGATTTTCTTCTACAAGACCAAAATGATTGGCCTAAGGAGCAGAGGTATGAAGAAATGTGCTTGGCTGGGAGGGCTCTGGACACGGTGGATGGTCCAGAGATGACAATGAAAGGCTATGAAGACCAAGATAATGATCCTAACTTTTCTGAAATGGAGGATAATCCTGCAGCCACTGCACTTCATGATTCTGTGCAAAACCCATCTGATGAAGAAAAGTGTGAAGAGACAGTGACTGAGATAAAGAAGTTACAAGGTAAATTCTTTTCAGAAGAAGTCTCAGGAAAGGTGACCAGTTTGTCACGAAACTTGGGTCTCTTTGTAGACGAAGATGGGATCTTAAGATGTAAAGGAAGGTTCGCGAATGCTAATTTATCATATGATAAGAGATATCCCATTCTGATTCCGAAGAAATCACCCTTCACAACCCAGATTATACTAAAAACGCATAGAGACAACTACCATGTTGGGGTCCCACACACGCTAAGTATATTACGCGAAAAGTATTGGATCCCTCACGGGCGAGCTCAAGTACAGAAAGCTTTGAAGAGATGTTTGCAGTGTGAGAAGTATTCTGGAGGTCCTTACAAACTGCCACCACCACCTGCACTCCCCAGTGAAAGGGTTAATTATAGTTCTCCATTTACCTTTACTGGATTAGACTACCTGGGTCCGGTATTAGTGGAAACTAATACAGGCAGAGAAAAACGATGGATTTGTCTTATGACATGTCTAGCAGTTCGTGCTGTACATTTGGAGTTGGTCAAGGCTTTGACGGCTGAGGAGTGCTTGCTAGCGATACGGCGGTTCGTGGCGGCTAGAGGACCacctaaagtattgatatcgGACAATGCACTACAGTTCAAGCTGACAAGTGAAGTACTAATCCATTCATACTGCCAGGAGAAACATATCAAGTGGAAATTCATCACGCAGCTTGCACCCTGGCAAGGCGGCTTTTACGAAAGATTAGTTGCACTGGTAAAGCACTGCTTGAAGCGCACACTTGACAAGCATTTATTAACAGACGGTCAAATGCATACAGTAGTGAAGGAGATTGAGGCCGTATTGAACACAAGACCTTTGACTGTAGTGGGTTCCGACCCAGAGGGAGTACTGCGACCAGCtgattttctatctctaggtcAGTGTCTAGAAATAAACCCAGATTTTGGTGAGGGAACTTCACAGGGCACCAATACCAAAGTCGACTTGGTTGAAGGCTGGAAAAGAGGTCAGAGGATTCTTAACGAATATAAAGAGATGTTCACCAATCAATATCTACCAAATCTGCGGGACAGATTCAGTCACTCTCATAAACAACCGCGTGTGATATCAAAGAAGTCTCCAGAAGTCGGTGACATTGTACAGATTAAAAATGATTCCAAAAATAGAATCAATTGGAAGGTTGGCAAAATCGTAAGTTTAATCCGAAGCCGTGATGGTGAATGCCGAGCAGCCAAAGTGGTAGTTGGGAATACAGAGTTTACGAGATCCATAGCCCATCTGTATCCGTTAGAGTCTGATATGTACGGCCCAACGGATTATGCACTACCACCATCACAAGACAACGAGATGGTAGAGACATCAACTGTACCTATGGAGATGGTTAAAACTATGGAACCTATAAGGGCATCAGAAACGATAGTGTCACCCAAGCCTGAGACAGAAATTGATGAGTCAACAATTCCTACTGAACCGGCAACCGAGAAAGAAATTTCTGTGTTAGATTCTGATGGTAGTCCTACGCATACTGAGCAAGCTCCCGCTGTTG